One part of the Geoalkalibacter sp. genome encodes these proteins:
- a CDS encoding ATP-binding protein has translation MDATRDNKSDRLLKALIEIGQELASSTTLETLLGRILDISRDVFHFENAIIRLLDEDTGTLVSAASYGYEEPAFSQPLALGQGVMGKVAASGRPLLINDLGEETDYVAGISNARSELAVPLVARDKVVGVFNVESPRPAAFSREDLELLMIVGRQAATAIENARLYQNLSRVSNQYRDLHQFNSRILKSVNLGIYTVDAGMRITSWNHRMEDMSGLTEGETLGRDLLGLFPQLEEEGVAQRIRQVLATGTPEKLRLTHRDFRGEERFQKRRIAPLKDGELTTGAVVIVEDVTEFRRLLDQIVQSEKLAELGRLSAGIAHEINNPLSVISYAVQLLLREDPLAPFQQELLERIDSETDRLKALTGGLLSFSRGRETLKRFTDLNEIARDVLRLVKFELTRNNITAQEDFSALPVVLADPNKLKQVIINLVMNAIQAMKRDGVIRLRSRTPAPGWVELAISDTGPGIAPDIQKTIFEPFFTTRKEGEGTGLGLYICSTIVNDHGGKLLLESAVGAGATFRLQLPVE, from the coding sequence ATGGACGCAACGCGGGACAACAAAAGTGACAGGCTGCTCAAGGCCCTCATCGAAATCGGCCAGGAACTGGCCTCCTCGACGACCCTCGAAACCCTGCTGGGGCGGATTCTGGATATCTCGCGCGATGTCTTTCACTTTGAAAATGCCATCATCCGCCTGCTCGACGAGGACACCGGCACCCTGGTGAGCGCCGCCTCCTATGGCTACGAGGAGCCGGCCTTCAGCCAGCCCCTCGCCCTCGGCCAGGGAGTCATGGGCAAGGTGGCCGCGAGCGGTCGTCCCTTGCTGATCAATGATCTGGGCGAGGAGACCGACTACGTCGCGGGCATCAGCAACGCGCGCTCAGAGCTGGCCGTGCCCCTGGTGGCGCGAGACAAGGTGGTCGGCGTGTTCAACGTCGAGAGTCCGCGGCCGGCGGCTTTCAGCCGCGAGGATCTGGAATTACTGATGATTGTCGGCCGCCAGGCCGCCACCGCCATTGAAAACGCCCGCCTCTACCAGAACCTCAGCCGCGTCTCCAATCAGTACCGCGATCTGCACCAGTTCAACAGCCGCATTCTCAAAAGCGTCAATCTCGGCATCTACACCGTGGATGCCGGCATGCGCATCACGTCCTGGAACCATCGCATGGAGGACATGAGCGGGCTCACCGAGGGCGAGACCCTGGGGCGTGATCTGCTCGGGCTGTTTCCGCAACTCGAAGAGGAGGGCGTGGCGCAGCGCATCCGTCAGGTGCTGGCCACGGGAACCCCGGAAAAACTGCGGCTGACCCATCGCGATTTTCGCGGCGAAGAGCGCTTTCAGAAACGACGCATCGCGCCGCTCAAGGATGGCGAGCTGACCACCGGCGCGGTGGTCATCGTCGAGGACGTCACCGAATTCCGTCGGCTGCTCGACCAGATCGTGCAATCTGAGAAGCTTGCCGAACTCGGTCGGCTTTCGGCGGGGATTGCCCATGAGATCAACAATCCCCTGAGCGTCATTTCCTACGCCGTGCAGCTGTTGCTGCGCGAGGACCCTCTGGCACCCTTTCAGCAGGAACTGCTGGAACGCATCGACAGCGAGACGGATCGCCTCAAGGCGCTGACGGGGGGGTTGTTGTCGTTCTCGCGCGGACGTGAAACCCTCAAACGCTTCACCGATCTCAACGAAATCGCCCGTGATGTCCTGCGCTTGGTGAAATTCGAGCTGACCCGCAACAACATCACGGCTCAGGAAGACTTCTCCGCGCTGCCCGTGGTGCTCGCCGATCCCAACAAGCTCAAGCAGGTCATCATCAATCTGGTGATGAACGCCATCCAGGCCATGAAAAGAGACGGCGTCATCCGCCTGCGTTCACGGACGCCCGCGCCGGGGTGGGTGGAACTGGCGATTTCCGACACGGGTCCGGGAATTGCCCCCGATATCCAGAAAACGATTTTCGAACCCTTCTTCACCACGCGAAAAGAGGGCGAAGGCACTGGCCTGGGTCTTTATATTTGCAGCACGATCGTCAACGACCACGGCGGCAAGCTGCTGCTTGAATCGGCAGTGGGCGCCGGAGCGACTTTTCGCCTTCAACTGCCCGTCGAATAG